The nucleotide window CCCTGTCCCCAGTCGCCCACCGCCGCCGGGGAGCAAACTAGTTCCTGTCGCCGCTTCCCCCACCGCACAGCCGCCCGCGACCAAGAAGACgcctcgccgcccccgccacaTACGACCGGCACGCTCGTCGGACGCCGTCACACTCGTCGGACGCCGGTCGGGCAGCTAACTGGTCTGTGGGCGCCGCATCTCCCCTCGCTGGCCGTCTCCTTCTTCGACGCCCGCAAGCTGTTCGACAGTTTGCCAAGGTACGAAAATGGACTCCGCCGACAAGTTCTTTTTCCACAATTTCCTTTGCGACTCCGACGATTCGTCGTccgacgacgaggaggagataTTGGCTGCCGTGTTGGTCCATCACCACCTCAATAATCAGCGGCCGTTGTTCTGTGGCTCCATTCCGGGCCACCTTCCGACGTTGAATCGTAACCGAGAGACTGGGCATTTCCTTCTCTGGAAGGACTGCTTTGATACAACAAACCCGTTGTTCAAACATCACAAATTCCGCCGCCGATTCCGTATGAGTAGGCATGTTTTCAATCGTATTAGAGAGGGAGTGGTCGGCTATGATGACTACTTCGAGTGCAAAGAGGATGCCATCCACAAGATTGGTTTCTCCTCTTATCAGAAATGCACTGCCGCCATCcgaatgcttgcatacggagtgcCCGGTGATCTCATTGACGAGTACGTCCGTATGAGCGAGTCTACATGCCTAGAGTCCCTGTATAAATTCTGCAAGGTTGTGATTGCTGTGTTTGGCCCTGAGTACTTGAGAGAGCCGACAGCTGCAGATACAGCCCGTTTCCTGGCGATGAATGCTAGCAGGGGCTTCCCGGGGATGCTTGGCAGCATAGGCTGCATGCACTAGGAGTGGAAGAACTGTCCTTCTGCTTGGCAAGAGCAGCATAAGGGACATGTCAGGGCTTGCACTGTCATACTAGAGGCAGtggcgtctcaagatctctggatCTGGCACTCTTTCTTTGGCATGGCTGGATCACACAATGATATCAACATGCTTCAGCGCTCGCCGGTGTTTGCTAGGCTTGCCGAAGGCAACAGCCCACCGGTGAACTTTACTGTCAACGGCCACAACTACGACAAAGGGTACTATTTGGGTGACGGTATCTATCCTCAGTGGACCACTATTGTAAAGACAATACCCAACCCTGttggagagaaaaggaaaagaTTTACCCAAGAGCAAGAGAGTGCTAGAAAGGATGTCGAGCGTGCCTTTGATGTTCTGCAATATCGATGGGGCATCGTTCGGTATCCTGCTAATACTTGGAGCACGCAGAAACTATGagaggtgatgactgcttgtgtgatcatgcacaatatgatcgTAGAAGACGAGCGCCTGGAACGTCTGTACGATCAAGGCTTTCAGTTTCAGGGTGAGAATGTTATGCCTGAGCATGGAGTAGCGGCAACATTTGAGCAGTTCACTCAGTTTCATGAAGACATGCGTGATTGAGAAACTCACGTGCAACTGCAAAATGATTTGGTTGAGTATATGTGGACTCatgttggcaaccaatagatATATCTTTTTTTTATTCGTTCGTAAAACTATGTgaaacatttttatttttatttggcctGTAAACTATACTATTTATTTGGGCGGACTATTTTGTTTGTTAAATTTTCATTTCACAATTTGTTGAATGCAATGTAAAATTGGGCGGCCAACCGGCCACGCCTGCAAAtatgggtcggcgcgttgggcgcGCTGTTGACCCATATGAAAAACAGGGCGAACGCCGGGCGGGCGACCGACCCAAACGAACAAAAAGCGGACGAAATCactgtccgtttgggtcggcccgttggagttgctctaacatagtctaagagcatctccaatagatggtCCAAAATTTGGCGGTCCAAAACCGGAGATGTAAAATTTGAACCGCCAAAAAGTGCGTTTTGGAGCTCCGAAAAAAGCTCAACTCCAACAGATGGTCCAAAATGATGGTCCAAATTTGCAACTCCAATAGATGGTCCAAAATGAAGATGAAAACGGCCGCGCGGCTGCTACCAGCCACTGTTCAACCACGGTTTTGCATTCAAATAGCAACTAAAATTTAAAAGTAAAGTGCATCATCATCATAATTTCAATCAAAAGTGCATCACCATCATAATATCAAATTCGTCTACCAAATTCGTCCACAAAAAATTTGAAACAACAAACGAGAGCACAACCAAGACCACAACCGCAAAATTTATACCTTTGCGACATTTCGTCGAACATGTTGGAGGCGGTGGCCGTCGGCGTGGCCACATCTTCCTCCATggtcggcggtggcggcgggggaggTGGAGGAATGGATGTGTGGCTGCTGGAGGAGGCCGTCGGCCGCACCGTCTGCGACTCGTCGCCCCGAGCCGCCGTGGCCGCCTTCGAGAGCTTCAACGGCCGCGTAGAACTGTCGGCGGGGTTGCGGCTGCGGTTGGCCGGCCGTTTGACGCTGCCTCCTCGTCCCTTCGCCGGCTTCGCCGACTGCGCGGTGGCCACCGGACGGGGCGGCGCCAATCCGGGCCGGCGGGCGGGGGGCGGCGGCATGGCCGCAGATGCGGGCGAGATGGCAACGGCGGCGACCACGTGGGTCAGCCCactggctgcggcggcagcggagaaCGCGGCGGGGTCGTCGGCATCGGCCATGGCGGCACCGgaccgcggggggggggggggggggggggggggggggggggggggggggggaacggAAAAGAAGTGGCGGTTGGGCGTTTGCGGGCGGCGGCTAGTTTTGGACCAGATGCATCTCGTGATGTATATTTGCATCGCGAGGTGTTGCATTTTACATCACGAGGAGGTCGTGGTCTAATTTTCTTTTTGCATATGGACCGTCTGTTGGAGCAGCGTTATTTGACCGTCTATTGAAGATGCTCTaaggatatgtgtatgttactagtgcATGTTACTTTTCATTGTGGCTAGTCTAAAAAAACGTGTAAAAACAAACAGCTAGTGTTGCCCATAGGCATAGGGGACCACTCGCGTGACAAGCCAGACAGACCTCACGGCTCTGTGCGCCGCGGTATATATGTATTACACTCGGCTGATCAGACGGCGCAGTGCTCGGCCGATCCGACGGTGTAGCGCGCGGCGGATGCGAGCGCTAAAATCAGTCGGCTGAATCGAAGGCTTCTCCACTCGCAGCATCGGGTCTTCAATCTCGCCACGCCCACTCCCCTCCTCTCTCTAGGCCAAGGCCAACCAACAGGGTACACTTCATCTTGCGGGTGTGCGTTCATAGAGGTGaatgtatgcgcgtgtatatgagcgttTGTGTCTGTAATGATGCTAAAAAAAAATCCACCAACCAGCTTCTCACCGTTCCATTCCAACTTCTCATTCCCACTTCACTCCAGCAATCTTGCGCACTCTTCTGAAAAACTTCACTCCTGGTTGCTCTGTATCGATTCACCGTCTCCTTGTTCCAGGGCGCAGCGCTTGCTCGTTTCAGCTCTGTTGCCATGCCACAGGCAGCACCGTACAAGATCGCGCTGTGCCAGCTGCCGGTCACCGCGGACAAGcacggcaacatcgcccgcgcGCGCGCCCGCATCGACGCCGCCGCGGCCACCGGCGCCAAGCTCGTCGTCCTGCCGGCAAGtccccccctcctcctcctctgttaCTTACTGGCCACGGAACTGAGATTCACCTCAAAGCAGACATGAATTGACGGAAGCTCACGAGGCTCGCTTCTCTGACGACGTTGTTCTGCTCCAGGAAATATGGAACTGCCCCTACGCGATGGAGACCATGCGGAGCTACGCCGAGGACATCGACGGCGGTCGGTCGCCGTCGGTCTCGATGCTGTCGGAGGTGGCCGCTGCCAGGAAGATCACCATCGTCGGCGGATCCGTGCCCGAGATGGCTTCGGGGCAGCTGTTCAACACCTGCTGCGTGGTCGGGCCTGACGGGGAGATCAAGGCCAAGCACAGGAAGGTAAAAGGACCGGGCTTATGCCGTCTTCTGCATCAAACTTTTGACATGTCACTTGCAGTGACTAACTTCTAGGAAAAAAATTCCAGCTGCATCTGTTTGGAATTGACATCCCCGGAGACATCACTTTCAGGGAATCCGATACCTTCACTGCTGGGCAAGAACCCACTGTAGTTGACACAGGTGTGCACAACTTTTGTACTGAAAATTCTGGATCAAATTGACTGACTATTTTGGCTTGAAAACAAGTACCAGCTGCATCGAGCTTGTCAGTGGAATGCACTGGAGCCTCATATTTCAGTGTTTATATGATGTTCCCTGAAATTCTACTAGTACAGTTTTACCCATCCATCGTTGGCACATTTACTGAAGTTTATGCGCAGATTAATTTTCTCTTCTCATCTATTTGCATGATCATAACAAATCGTTGTAGTCTTATTACAGACGTTGGACGGATTGGTATTGGGATTTGTCATGATATCCGCTTCCCAGAACTGGCAATGCTGTATCGATCAAGAGGTATGCAATACAAATTCAGTTCTAGAATGTCTGTTGCAGTACAAATTCAGTCTCTTCTCAAACGTGCAGGTGCACACTTGATATGCTATCCTTCTGCATTCAACATGAGCACCGGGCAGCTCCTCTGGGACCTTATGCAAAAGTCCAGGTTCCATTATATCACTCTTCTGTCTTCTCCAACTGTTCTATCACTTTTTTCTCGTCAGTTCTTTGTTCAGTTAGTTAGCTAATTCTCCCCTTTTTACCCCATGCATCCGCTCACTTCGCTCGTTCAGGGCTGTTGACAATCAGGTGACAATCAATTCATTACTACTGCTAACTGTGACCTGCAGTTGTTCCTCACTGTACTGAAATTCGTGTATCTGTCTTGGCTTCAGTTGTTCGTGGCGACCTGCTCACCTGCGCGAGACCCCAACTCGCAGTCGGACTTCGTGGCCTGGGGCAACTCAAGCCTCATCGGACCAGTAAGACTACGCACGCATCACTGAAGCAGAGTTCTGCTGACTGCTCCATTGTGATAATTTGGACTCCAACCAAGGGTTGAAGCTAACCATGTTGGCATCCACTTTTTTTTTGTCCTACTAGTTTGGCGAGGTTCTTGCGGCGGCAGGGCACGAGGACGCGACCGTCATCGGCGAGATCGACCTGTCTTTGATTGAAGCTGTGAGGTACACAATTATATCTTTTTGTAGTGGAATTTGTGCTTGGGTTTGTGTTCTGTTCGGGCTCAGGCGTCAGAGGGAAAATCTTTGCAGGGAGAGCCTCCCTTTGGAAACGCAGGGTAGAGGGGATCTGTGCAGGCTGGTCGATGTCCAGAGGGAGTGTTCGAGCTAGCTGCGTTGCTCGAGAAGATGGAAATGCAGGGCAGAGAGCTGAAGAAGGCCACGTCTGCATGTGTTGTTCACATGCTGGGTTCAGTAACAGAGGACGGGGTTTGCAAAACTGTGTAGTAGTGGCATGCAAAGATTCGGGATGCCATATACGATATGTACCGATACTGCATGTGTGTGGCACTTATCACTTGTCAGGGCCAGAGACAGTGTGGTACGAACACATGGGAACTCCAAAATGTTTATGATGGCAAGTTTAGTGACACGAGGTGAACTTCTTTCAAATGGCAAGTTTCagtttttttgtttgtttttctttttgaATGGCAATTTTAGTTGTAAGAAACGTTGGAGTCGGAGTGCTTCGTGTCACATATGTGACACTTATCATTTGTGTTTGTTTTCTTATCACAGTAAACTAGATGTGGATTACCTCCGGATGTTTCCTCGCAGAGAGAAAGACATGTGTATTTGAGTAGTCCGGATTCTGTTAATATCCGGTTAGGGCATCTTCAGTGGCAATCCGCAAATTTTCCGCATCCGTCCACAGACAAGGGGGAACCAGTCTGCGGACACGGATGCGAGATGACGACATCCAACGCTAACCATATACATCTGGTCCTTCTAAAAAAAATTCAAGTAAGCATGATCAAATAGTCACACATAAGGGTACAGATGTTCAAATAGCCGCATGCACAACTAGTTCAAATTTTTAAGAGTTTAAATATTACATCCCAACATTATTGTCCCTTTTGATCGCCCACTGATGCTTAATCGGATCTTCCTTGAGCTGCTCATGAGTTGGTTGATGCCGAATTTGTTTATGCATTTGAATAAACTCTTTAAATATTTTCGGATTCTGGTCCGGAAGTTGGATAAGATCATCCATGTTCTCAAATTCCATAGTTGCGGTAGCATTGTCACCCTCATCCTcgacgatcatgttgtgcattaTCACACAACATGTCATCACCTCCAGCAAGGTTTTCTGATCCCATTGTTTAGCAGGTTGATGAACAACTGCAAAACAGGCATACAAAACTCCAAATGCCCTCTCGACATCCTTTCTAACCGCTTCTTGTCTTTGGGCAAAGTAAGCCTTTTTTCTGGCCAATTGGGTTTGAGATGGTGCTGACAAAGGTAGCCCATGGAGGATAGATACCGTCAACCAGATAGTAGCCCATGTTGTACTCATACCATTGACAGTATAGTGGCAAGGAGAAGATTTTTCCTTCAGTCACTCCCGCAAACAACGGTGATAGCTGCATCACATTGATGCCGAAGAAAGCGTGCCAAATCCAAGATCCTGTGATGCAATTGTTTCAAGAATGATGATTGACTTCTTAACATGATCCTGATATTGCCCTTGTAAATCCTTCGAACAGTTATTCCATCTCCATTGCACACAATCAAGAGATCCAAGCAAACATGTCCACCATTTTGCTTATGAGATTGCCAAGAGCCTCTCTATGTCTGCCACAGTTGGTTCGCTCAGGTACTGAGGTCCGAACACCTCGACCACGACAGTTGCAAATCTGACCATGGCATCTCTGCATGTGCTCTCAGACATCCGTAGGTACTCGTCCCACGAATCAGTGTCGTCCGATATGCAAGCATCCGGAGTGCAGCCGTGCACTTATGGTAACCAAAGAAGCCAATCATTCCCATGGCGTCCTTCTTCAGGATCAAGTAGGCATCGTAGGACCGGACACCATGGCACAAACGATCGAAGACAGCCTCACGCATCCGAAAACGCCGGTGAAAATGGTCAGCGAACAGTGCATAGTGGGCAAAGTAGACAACCATTAGTGTCAAATGGTCGCACGCCCTGTTGCAATTGAGCACTCGATGATCCTTGATTGAGCCTTTGAAACTGAGAGCATTCTCCTCCACACACTCTACGTCTTCAAGGGCTGCCTGCATCATCGCGTCTCATCGGAGTACTCCTCATCCGACAAGCCATCGAACGACTCAACACACTGCTCGTATATGTAGTCCAAATCGGAATCTATTGCTAGAAAGAAGAAGGGATAACTGTTTTTAGCTTCGACGATTCATCAAACAGTTGCCGACATGGTGAGAATAGTTGCCAGCGATTCATCGACAGTTGTCGGGCATGGTGAGAATACCAGTAGCAGATGGTACCTGGCGAGGCGGTCGGAGGACAGGAGTTGAATGGAGATGGAGGAGAAGCGGGGGTGGAACCCTGCTAGAGCGTTGGAGGTGCCGGAGACGTAGAGTTTCGGCAGGGGTGTGGCGTGGTGGCCAGGGTGGTGAAGCAGCGGCGAAAATGAGGAGTTTGGAGTCGCGGGGTCCGGGGAGGGTTTTTGGGGGCCCGAGGGTGTCAGATTCCTATGTTTCGCGTGTCCGGACTCTCGCAAAGCTCCTCCACTTTTTTCTTCGGTTTGTGGGAGAAATTGCGTCCGGACTACCCTGCGGGTCGATACAGTCCCGCGTTGGATGACTTTCGTGGTCTGGACATCGCACTCCCGACGTATGCGGGTGATTTGCGGGTCCACTTTGAAGACGCCCTTACTAGGAGGTATTTCCTTTCTGAGACTTTGATATTTGTTGTATGGATTGTGTGTATCTTGGTAGGTCTGAACTCGTTGTATTTTTATCGCTTCGGTGCGGTATTCTTTAGTCAATAAAAAACGTATTTATCAAAAACATAGTAGATGAATATAATAGACGGCGAACGGGAGAGAAATAGAATGAATCGTCGAGCAAATTTGGAGTAGCCGGAAAATAAAATAAACCGTGAAAGAAAAATGTGTTGCGTCATCCTCAAGGGGCGGCACGTGGGTGAAAACCCTAGCCATCGTGCCCCTatccacctcctcatcctctgtTCTCCTTGCCACCGCCGGAGAAAGCCGGCGAGCAAAGCTCGTCTGACCGAAGGTGGCGCCGGGGCCTCGCCTTCTGTTGTGACGAGGGGATGGCTCTGGTTAGCATGGTCGATCCAGGCGGCTCGGGTTCATCGTCTAAAGCGGCTCGGTAGACGATGCGCCTCCAATGTCCGTGCTTGCTGGCTCTCACAGCCTATTTGGCAAACTAACGGAAGGGGAATGGGAGTTTAACTCTAATTCCCTTTTCCCATCTTAATTATCAGCCCTCCCTTAGGTAATAGATGTATGGCACTTCTACACATGAATTCCTCTTCCACTCCCCTGTTGAATTTCCATTCCACCTAAACAAACGAAGGAATAAAACTCTCTATGCCTCGAACTCCCATTCCCTCTCTCCAGTTCCACCGAACCAAACAGGCTGTCGGGGCGTTCGCTGCGTTTGCCAGATACCATCACCGTAGAACTATTTCAAAATTTAGCCATGTGTCAGGCTAGTTTGAAATTTTGCCTTTTCATTCACGCGTAGGGGCGGAGTAGACAGTAGACACTGTACGTCATCGGTCCATGCGCCCGCCCGCCGGTCGCCGCCACCGCCGTAAAACTCGTGCGCGGAGCCCACCCCTCGCGCAGACCCCCAACGCCTTTTGTTTCCTCCCATTCCATTTTTTTATATTCGGCAAATATATCGCGTTCGCCAGCCCAGCCGGCCCCCAAccaccccccacccccacccccgccccgaCCAAAACCCAGACCCAAACCCAGGGCTGCGCGTCGTTTGATGCGATTCCGGCGGCGATCCAAGGCACCACCCCCAGCGCCCCCGGCGTAGCGTTCGGCGAtccaccccctccccctcccccggcGGGCATGGcaggcggcgtcggcggcggcgtcggcgggcCCCGCGCCTCCTCCGACAGCAAGGCGGCGCGCGCGCCCAACCCGGCGATCGACTCCACCATCAAGTCCATCAAGGAGGTCGTCGGCGGCCACTCCGAGGACGACATCTACGACGCCCTCCGCGAGTCCAACATGGACCCCAACGAGACGGCGCAGAGGCTCCTCAACCAAGGTccgccccccctccccccctctccGATCTGCGCGTCTCGATCTCGCCCCCCGCGCTGGGGGCTCGGGTTTGGGGCGTCCGTGCGCTCGCACCGCATTGGGTAGGTCCCGCCGCTGCTAGGTTTGTCTGCGGGGCGCGGGGGATTGGGATTCGCCGGCTAGGGTTTTGGAGCTCGTTCGATCTGTCGCGGTTTCAGTGCTGCCGCCCGTGACTTCACGTCTGTTCAGCTGGCTTGTTTGAGTTTCCTAGGTGTATATCGGCGGGGTTGTGTGGACTTGTTTACCCGATTGGAGCAGTGACGAGAGATTTGTGCTTCCTGGTGACTTTGGTAAATCAACCAGTTAATCTTTTAGATGTACAACTGAAACGAGGATAAGTTAACTGAAACGAgtataagatgttctaacttttttGTGAATAAGATGTATAGAGACACGTTCtagtgtgtttgttcactcatttctgtccgtttgtagtccatattgaagtatccaaaacatcttatatttgtgaatgAGGGGAGTATGTAATTTTATGATACGTGATCCCAAAACAAGGCTAATGGTAGCACCTAGTGATGTCTGTTGGCTTGTTTGCTTGatagtaa belongs to Triticum urartu cultivar G1812 chromosome 7, Tu2.1, whole genome shotgun sequence and includes:
- the LOC125521496 gene encoding omega-amidase, chloroplastic, which codes for MPQAAPYKIALCQLPVTADKHGNIARARARIDAAAATGAKLVVLPEIWNCPYAMETMRSYAEDIDGGRSPSVSMLSEVAAARKITIVGGSVPEMASGQLFNTCCVVGPDGEIKAKHRKLHLFGIDIPGDITFRESDTFTAGQEPTVVDTDVGRIGIGICHDIRFPELAMLYRSRGAHLICYPSAFNMSTGQLLWDLMQKSRAVDNQLFVATCSPARDPNSQSDFVAWGNSSLIGPFGEVLAAAGHEDATVIGEIDLSLIEAVRESLPLETQGRGDLCRLVDVQRECSS